From Paenibacillus graminis, a single genomic window includes:
- a CDS encoding response regulator transcription factor, whose protein sequence is MNYTIVLVDDEKGIIDGLKVIIRRYLPQCEVIGFAYDGDEGFELVRRLQPHIVITDIRMLQVDGLEMIEKLKKEGVASKFIILSGYAEFEYARKGMYLGVRYYLNKPIEEDELQECMQQIINEIEQERISGELLTEYPPPAKESFTRKDIITEIKQYVANNFDKNISLADLSNRFYLNLNYLSQLFKEKTGQNYLEYLTQVRMERTKELLTGTDLKIYEIAQRVGYNDPTHFSKVFERLVGCKPTEYRKSQC, encoded by the coding sequence TTGAACTATACTATAGTTTTGGTTGATGACGAAAAGGGTATTATTGATGGATTAAAAGTCATTATACGACGTTACTTACCCCAGTGTGAAGTTATTGGCTTCGCTTACGATGGGGACGAAGGGTTTGAGCTTGTACGTCGTTTGCAGCCCCATATCGTAATTACAGATATCCGGATGTTGCAAGTTGACGGACTAGAGATGATTGAAAAGCTGAAAAAGGAAGGTGTAGCCTCAAAGTTCATTATCCTCAGCGGTTATGCTGAATTTGAGTATGCACGCAAAGGGATGTATCTGGGTGTAAGATATTATCTGAATAAGCCCATTGAGGAAGATGAACTTCAAGAATGCATGCAACAGATCATCAATGAAATTGAACAAGAGCGAATTAGCGGTGAATTGCTCACAGAATACCCGCCACCTGCTAAGGAATCATTTACTAGAAAAGATATTATTACTGAAATTAAGCAGTATGTCGCCAATAATTTCGACAAGAATATAAGCCTTGCAGATTTATCTAACCGATTCTATTTAAATCTGAATTATTTGAGCCAACTTTTCAAAGAAAAAACAGGACAGAACTATCTCGAATATTTAACACAAGTACGGATGGAGCGGACGAAGGAACTACTTACCGGAACTGATCTGAAAATTTATGAAATTGCTCAAAGGGTAGGATATAACGATCCAACACATTTTTCAAAAGTCTTTGAACGTTTGGTAGGCTGTAAGCCGACTGAATACAGAAAATCTCAATGCTAG